A window from Heptranchias perlo isolate sHepPer1 unplaced genomic scaffold, sHepPer1.hap1 HAP1_SCAFFOLD_440, whole genome shotgun sequence encodes these proteins:
- the LOC137313101 gene encoding collagen alpha-1(I) chain-like isoform X2, whose protein sequence is MAGRRWAPGDGPPSHSGYRRNTSITDSTYMREVQRRIDTDYRSRLRLKERERMQAERKREQRVTQQLARATGYAGRSYDRPWISGMPSNRKMDIVDTEAKEVQHSPTYPRAPITGRGSKLPSLSNIMGKRQRVPELSDVPEIKGFVNSGLDHGPSSQGQRLQLKGKKSPPSHQVPKASRQSSAGTAPEPPVQRSQTGSLCCGDSAEEEGSSRRRDDDSQDPGLGPAPAPAPATPAPPAGREAEGGPRDPGEPAEASRLRRQHTSHILRRLRRERLSSVADGAGRRGGGDDRLPFGLQNRPWADQERTPPGAEEDRRAGCSPRPASPHPDPACAPRLTTPTSSRGTQTFRSLDYDGYPPGSPSPPPAGHRSAPTRPHWAGPNSEGQLPRLLSLLVTTGAPHHPAAPAANGLARLQPLSAARLGSASPPWAGQLHGPLSMTILAVSDLRGPEARGWEDPASATTGSQAEKEARQSEKPRPDPETLRKLQESLLHEEEEEEGDFCRICLIPGGTPLNPLLEPCKCVGSLQFVHHDCLKRWLQAKIISGADLSAVTTCELCKQTLKLDFDNFDVHEFHRKRAASQVEEQMTSSSVYMAVLLHLYEQRFTELMRLLSGSSTSYQTLTLRKRTARICRPTVPSCRTACC, encoded by the exons AGTCGACTGCGCCTGAAGGAGCGCGAACGCATGCAGGCCGAGCGGAAGCGGGAGCAGCGAGTCACACAGCAGCTCGCCCGGGCCACAGGCTACGCTGGCCGAAGCTACGACCGACCATGGATCAGTGGGATGCCCAGCAACAGAAAG ATGGACATTGTGGATACAGAAGCCAAAGAGGTACAACATTCACCCACGTATCCCAGAGCTCCGATCACCGGAAGAGGCTCCAAACTTCCATCTTTATCCAACATCATGGGCAAGAGGCAGAGAGTCCCAGAGCTGTCCGACGTCCCTGAAATCAAGGGCTTTGTGAACTCAG GCCTCGACCACGGTCCCTCTTCCCAGGGGCAGAGGCTGCAACTGAAGGGCAAGAAGAGCCCTCCCTCACACCAGGTGCCCAAGGCGTCCAGGCAGAGCTCAGCGGGCACTGCGCCGGAGCCTCCGGTCCAGAGGTCCCAGACCGGGAGCCTGTGCTGCGGGGACAGCGCCGAGGAGGAGGGATCATCGAGGAGACGAGACGACGACAGCCAGGACCCGGGGCtcggccccgcccccgcccccgcccccgccacccCAGCACCACCGGCCGGCCGGGAGGCCGAGGGCGGGCCGCGGGACCCCGGGGAACCGGCCGAGGCCTCCCGACTGCGCAGGCAGCACACCAGCCACATCCTGCGGAGGCTGAGGCGGGAGAGGCTGTCCAGCGTGGCGGACGGGGCGGGCCGGAGGGGCGGCGGGGACGACCGCCTCCCCTTTGGGCTCCAGAACCGCCCGTGGGCCGACCAAGAGAGGACGCCGCCTGGGGCCGAGGAGGATAGAAGAGCCGGATGCAGCCCGCGGCCGGCCTCGCCCCACCCCGACCCCGCCTGCGCTCCCCGGCTGACCACGCCCACCTCCAGCCGGGGCACCCAGACCTTCCGGAGCCTGGACTACGACGGGTACCCGCCTGGGAGCCCGTCACCACCACCCGCCGGCCACAGGAGCGCCCCCACCCGCCCTCACTGGGCCGGGCCCAACAGCGAGGGGCAGCTGCCCCGCCTGCTCAGCCTCCTGGTCACCACCGGGGCCCCGCACCACCCCGCCGCCCCCGCCGCCAACGGCCTGGCCCGCCTGCAGCCCCTCTCGGCCGCCCGCCTGGGCTCGGCCAGCCCCCCCTGGGCCGGCCAGCTGCACGGGCCCCTGTCCATGACCATCCTCGCCGTGTCGGACCTGAGGGGCCCGGAGGCCAGGGGCTGGGAGGACCCAGCATCCGCCACCACCGGCAGCCAGGCCGAGAAGGAGGCCAGGCAGAGCGAGAAGCCACGCCCGGACCCAGAGACGCTGAGGAAGCTGCAGGAGAG TCTGCTTcacgaggaggaagaggaagagggggacTTCTGCAGGATCTGCCTGATACCGGGCGGCACCCCGCTGAATCCACTCCTTGAGCCCTGCAAATGTGTCGGAAGTCTACAGTTCGTGCACCACGACTGCctgaagaggtggctgcaggCGAAGATTATTTCAG GTGCCGATCTCTCCGCTGTCACCACCTGCGAGCTCTGCAAACAGACCCTCAAACTGGATTTTGACAACTTTGACGTGCACGAGTTTCATCGCAAGCGTGCGGCCTCGCAG GTTGAGGAACAGATGACGAGCTCCAGTGTCTATATGGCAGTCCTGCTTCATCTCTACGAGCAGCGGTTCACCGAGCTAATGAGGCTGCTGAGTGGGAGCTCGACCAGTTACCAG ACTCTGACTCTGAGGAAGAGGACAGCACGGATCTGCCGTCCCACAGTGCCATCTTGCAGGACAGCATGCTGCTGA
- the LOC137313101 gene encoding uncharacterized protein isoform X1, producing the protein MAGRRWAPGDGPPSHSGYRRNTSITDSTYMREVQRRIDTDYRSRLRLKERERMQAERKREQRVTQQLARATGYAGRSYDRPWISGMPSNRKMDIVDTEAKEVQHSPTYPRAPITGRGSKLPSLSNIMGKRQRVPELSDVPEIKGFVNSGLDHGPSSQGQRLQLKGKKSPPSHQVPKASRQSSAGTAPEPPVQRSQTGSLCCGDSAEEEGSSRRRDDDSQDPGLGPAPAPAPATPAPPAGREAEGGPRDPGEPAEASRLRRQHTSHILRRLRRERLSSVADGAGRRGGGDDRLPFGLQNRPWADQERTPPGAEEDRRAGCSPRPASPHPDPACAPRLTTPTSSRGTQTFRSLDYDGYPPGSPSPPPAGHRSAPTRPHWAGPNSEGQLPRLLSLLVTTGAPHHPAAPAANGLARLQPLSAARLGSASPPWAGQLHGPLSMTILAVSDLRGPEARGWEDPASATTGSQAEKEARQSEKPRPDPETLRKLQESLLHEEEEEEGDFCRICLIPGGTPLNPLLEPCKCVGSLQFVHHDCLKRWLQAKIISGADLSAVTTCELCKQTLKLDFDNFDVHEFHRKRAASQVEEQMTSSSVYMAVLLHLYEQRFTELMRLLSGSSTSYQFSTADTQPGADGSDIQNSDSEEEDSTDLPSHSAILQDSMLLTFQQRDA; encoded by the exons AGTCGACTGCGCCTGAAGGAGCGCGAACGCATGCAGGCCGAGCGGAAGCGGGAGCAGCGAGTCACACAGCAGCTCGCCCGGGCCACAGGCTACGCTGGCCGAAGCTACGACCGACCATGGATCAGTGGGATGCCCAGCAACAGAAAG ATGGACATTGTGGATACAGAAGCCAAAGAGGTACAACATTCACCCACGTATCCCAGAGCTCCGATCACCGGAAGAGGCTCCAAACTTCCATCTTTATCCAACATCATGGGCAAGAGGCAGAGAGTCCCAGAGCTGTCCGACGTCCCTGAAATCAAGGGCTTTGTGAACTCAG GCCTCGACCACGGTCCCTCTTCCCAGGGGCAGAGGCTGCAACTGAAGGGCAAGAAGAGCCCTCCCTCACACCAGGTGCCCAAGGCGTCCAGGCAGAGCTCAGCGGGCACTGCGCCGGAGCCTCCGGTCCAGAGGTCCCAGACCGGGAGCCTGTGCTGCGGGGACAGCGCCGAGGAGGAGGGATCATCGAGGAGACGAGACGACGACAGCCAGGACCCGGGGCtcggccccgcccccgcccccgcccccgccacccCAGCACCACCGGCCGGCCGGGAGGCCGAGGGCGGGCCGCGGGACCCCGGGGAACCGGCCGAGGCCTCCCGACTGCGCAGGCAGCACACCAGCCACATCCTGCGGAGGCTGAGGCGGGAGAGGCTGTCCAGCGTGGCGGACGGGGCGGGCCGGAGGGGCGGCGGGGACGACCGCCTCCCCTTTGGGCTCCAGAACCGCCCGTGGGCCGACCAAGAGAGGACGCCGCCTGGGGCCGAGGAGGATAGAAGAGCCGGATGCAGCCCGCGGCCGGCCTCGCCCCACCCCGACCCCGCCTGCGCTCCCCGGCTGACCACGCCCACCTCCAGCCGGGGCACCCAGACCTTCCGGAGCCTGGACTACGACGGGTACCCGCCTGGGAGCCCGTCACCACCACCCGCCGGCCACAGGAGCGCCCCCACCCGCCCTCACTGGGCCGGGCCCAACAGCGAGGGGCAGCTGCCCCGCCTGCTCAGCCTCCTGGTCACCACCGGGGCCCCGCACCACCCCGCCGCCCCCGCCGCCAACGGCCTGGCCCGCCTGCAGCCCCTCTCGGCCGCCCGCCTGGGCTCGGCCAGCCCCCCCTGGGCCGGCCAGCTGCACGGGCCCCTGTCCATGACCATCCTCGCCGTGTCGGACCTGAGGGGCCCGGAGGCCAGGGGCTGGGAGGACCCAGCATCCGCCACCACCGGCAGCCAGGCCGAGAAGGAGGCCAGGCAGAGCGAGAAGCCACGCCCGGACCCAGAGACGCTGAGGAAGCTGCAGGAGAG TCTGCTTcacgaggaggaagaggaagagggggacTTCTGCAGGATCTGCCTGATACCGGGCGGCACCCCGCTGAATCCACTCCTTGAGCCCTGCAAATGTGTCGGAAGTCTACAGTTCGTGCACCACGACTGCctgaagaggtggctgcaggCGAAGATTATTTCAG GTGCCGATCTCTCCGCTGTCACCACCTGCGAGCTCTGCAAACAGACCCTCAAACTGGATTTTGACAACTTTGACGTGCACGAGTTTCATCGCAAGCGTGCGGCCTCGCAG GTTGAGGAACAGATGACGAGCTCCAGTGTCTATATGGCAGTCCTGCTTCATCTCTACGAGCAGCGGTTCACCGAGCTAATGAGGCTGCTGAGTGGGAGCTCGACCAGTTACCAG TTCTCCACAGCTGACACACAGCCAGGAGCTGATGGCAGTGACATTCAAA ACTCTGACTCTGAGGAAGAGGACAGCACGGATCTGCCGTCCCACAGTGCCATCTTGCAGGACAGCATGCTGCTGACGTTTCAGCAGAGAGACGCTTAA